The following coding sequences are from one Arcobacter nitrofigilis DSM 7299 window:
- the ectB gene encoding diaminobutyrate--2-oxoglutarate transaminase, whose translation MRIFENLESEVRGYIRSFPTIFETSKGAVLTNEQGEDFIDFFAGAGTLNYGHNNEHISKALIEYIQKDGVVHGLDMATSAKKDFLQTFNDTILVPRNLDYKIQFTGPTGTNAVETALKLARLVKGRSNVVSFTNGFHGLTQGSSSVTGNNDYRDESYISRSNVTFMPFDGYFGDMNTMAIFRKFLEDSSSGLDIPAAVIVETIQGEGGINVASKEWLQELESICREYDILLIIDDIQVGNGRTGEFFSFEFAGINPDIVTVSKSIGGGLPMAIVLLKPDLDQWKPGEHTGTFRGNNLAFVAATVAISHYWQNDDLSNAVKYKEKLLKESLEKIADKYKDTFDIVIRGRGLAYGFEIKGDNSVAGEISKYAFAEKLIIETCGSEDQVVKFLPPLIIDEETLIEGLKRLEVAISKLVADKKEKLTEEF comes from the coding sequence ATGAGAATATTCGAAAATTTAGAATCAGAAGTAAGAGGATATATTAGGAGTTTTCCAACAATATTTGAAACTTCAAAAGGAGCTGTTTTAACCAATGAACAAGGTGAAGACTTTATTGATTTTTTTGCAGGAGCTGGAACTTTAAATTATGGACATAATAATGAGCATATTAGTAAAGCATTGATTGAATATATCCAAAAAGATGGTGTTGTTCATGGGCTTGATATGGCAACAAGTGCAAAAAAAGATTTTTTACAAACATTTAATGACACAATCTTAGTACCTAGAAACTTAGATTACAAAATTCAATTTACAGGACCAACAGGAACAAATGCAGTAGAAACTGCACTTAAACTTGCAAGACTTGTAAAAGGACGAAGTAATGTAGTTTCTTTTACAAATGGATTTCATGGTCTTACGCAAGGTTCATCTTCAGTGACTGGAAACAATGATTATAGAGATGAGAGTTATATTAGTAGATCAAATGTAACCTTTATGCCATTTGATGGATATTTTGGTGATATGAATACTATGGCTATTTTTAGAAAATTTTTAGAAGATAGTAGTAGTGGTCTCGATATCCCAGCTGCTGTAATTGTAGAAACTATTCAAGGGGAAGGTGGAATCAATGTAGCTAGTAAAGAGTGGTTGCAAGAACTTGAATCTATTTGTAGAGAGTATGATATTTTATTAATCATTGATGATATTCAAGTTGGAAATGGAAGAACTGGTGAATTCTTCTCATTTGAATTTGCAGGAATAAATCCTGATATTGTAACTGTATCAAAATCTATTGGTGGTGGATTACCAATGGCAATTGTATTATTAAAACCAGATTTAGACCAATGGAAACCAGGTGAACATACAGGTACATTTAGAGGAAATAATTTAGCCTTTGTAGCTGCAACAGTTGCGATTTCACACTATTGGCAAAATGATGATTTATCAAATGCAGTTAAATATAAAGAAAAACTATTAAAAGAGAGTTTAGAAAAAATAGCAGATAAGTATAAAGATACCTTTGATATTGTAATTAGAGGTAGAGGTTTAGCTTATGGATTTGAAATAAAAGGTGACAATTCAGTTGCTGGTGAAATTTCAAAATATGCATTTGCAGAAAAACTAATTATTGAAACTTGTGGTAGTGAAGATCAAGTTGTAAAATTCTTACCACCATTAATTATTGATGAAGAGACATTAATCGAAGGTTTAAAAAGACTTGAAGTAGCAATTTCAAAACTAGTTGCAGATAAAAAAGAAAAATTAACAGAGGAATTTTAA
- the ectA gene encoding diaminobutyrate acetyltransferase, which translates to MSSYNIMIRKPEKSDAIQIYDLVKESKVLDLNSEYLYLLQSTHFSSTCAVALHEDKVIGFVSGYLKPDENNSLFIWQVAVDGKYRGNDIAGRLIMNIIKRDFLDVEKIYTTVSPSNISSIKVFEKVAKGLNAKMTSSTFFEKNDFKNSHEDETLYEIGPFKIKEEK; encoded by the coding sequence ATGTCATCATATAATATTATGATAAGAAAACCAGAAAAATCTGATGCAATCCAAATTTATGATTTGGTAAAAGAAAGTAAGGTTTTAGATTTAAATTCTGAGTACCTTTATTTACTTCAATCAACACATTTCTCATCAACTTGTGCAGTTGCATTACATGAAGATAAAGTTATAGGTTTTGTGTCTGGATATTTAAAACCAGATGAAAATAACAGTTTATTCATATGGCAAGTTGCAGTTGATGGAAAATATAGAGGAAATGATATAGCAGGTCGACTAATCATGAATATAATTAAAAGAGATTTTTTAGATGTTGAAAAAATCTATACAACAGTGTCACCTAGCAATATATCATCAATAAAGGTTTTTGAAAAAGTTGCCAAAGGGCTAAATGCAAAAATGACTAGTAGTACATTTTTTGAAAAAAATGACTTTAAAAACAGTCATGAAGATGAGACTCTATACGAAATAGGGCCATTTAAAATAAAGGAAGAAAAATAA
- a CDS encoding MerR family transcriptional regulator, with protein MALIDNDKEILPLSSIAELLGTKVRTLKMYEDKGLLPEKKEVKKLYSINDTKIVSFVHYLASVKKINANGIKYITEMVENNMDEKNKALFLNIVEEKMEKLSTDDIKDIELL; from the coding sequence GTGGCTTTAATAGACAATGACAAGGAAATATTACCTTTAAGTAGTATTGCGGAACTTTTAGGTACAAAAGTAAGAACTCTAAAAATGTATGAAGACAAAGGGCTTTTACCAGAGAAAAAAGAAGTAAAAAAACTATATTCAATCAATGATACAAAAATAGTCTCTTTTGTTCACTACTTAGCAAGTGTAAAAAAGATAAATGCAAATGGAATAAAATATATCACTGAAATGGTTGAAAATAATATGGATGAGAAGAATAAAGCTCTGTTTTTAAATATAGTTGAAGAGAAAATGGAAAAATTATCTACAGATGATATTAAAGATATAGAACTATTATAA
- a CDS encoding MFS transporter: MNYKELLTNYPLVRKLSLLQVIAYFGAWFSNVAIYTMLVNFGSSAFMISLVTAMFFIPAIVIAPLSGAIIDRFRIKPLMLTLLSTELCMTLLLLTINDKEDIWLLMILIFIRMSSASMFFSAEMTLLPKIVSGDVLKKTNEIHSIIWSFTYAFGMAMSGLIVNYFGVKTAIILDALFFILAILVFFNIEFKVEIVHTKEKVLSMIKGGFLYIKNNKYVLHLLLLHASVGLTSFDTLVTLLAKNEYKYVIAVPLSIGITNAIRAMALMVGPFIITNWVNKDRLTLLFIFQGLGIILWGLFQFNFYLALIMVFLTGFTTTTIWSMTYAFIQERVEHKYLGRVISYNDMIFMLSNVLTTFFIGVLADIIPLSFITIILGLAFILVAFYYKTVVKVFL; this comes from the coding sequence TTGAACTACAAAGAACTTTTAACTAATTATCCCCTTGTAAGAAAGCTTTCACTTCTTCAGGTAATAGCTTATTTTGGAGCTTGGTTTTCAAATGTTGCTATTTACACTATGCTTGTAAATTTTGGCTCTAGTGCCTTTATGATTTCACTTGTTACTGCTATGTTTTTTATTCCAGCAATTGTTATAGCGCCCTTATCTGGTGCCATTATAGATAGATTTAGAATTAAACCTTTAATGTTAACATTATTAAGTACTGAACTGTGTATGACTTTACTACTTCTAACTATTAATGATAAAGAAGATATTTGGCTTTTGATGATACTTATTTTTATAAGAATGAGTAGTGCTTCTATGTTTTTTTCCGCTGAAATGACTCTATTGCCTAAAATAGTTTCAGGTGATGTTTTAAAAAAGACAAATGAAATCCATTCTATTATTTGGTCATTTACTTATGCTTTTGGTATGGCAATGAGTGGGCTTATTGTAAATTATTTTGGAGTTAAGACAGCTATTATTTTAGATGCTTTGTTTTTTATTTTAGCTATATTAGTTTTTTTTAATATTGAATTTAAAGTAGAAATTGTACATACAAAAGAAAAAGTTTTATCTATGATAAAAGGTGGTTTTTTATATATAAAAAATAATAAATATGTTCTTCATCTTTTGCTTTTACATGCATCTGTTGGATTAACTTCTTTTGATACATTGGTAACCTTATTGGCTAAAAATGAGTATAAATATGTAATTGCAGTACCTCTATCAATAGGTATAACAAATGCAATTAGAGCAATGGCACTTATGGTAGGTCCCTTTATTATTACAAATTGGGTAAATAAAGACAGATTAACCCTTTTATTTATCTTTCAAGGCTTAGGAATAATTTTATGGGGACTTTTTCAATTTAATTTTTATTTGGCACTAATTATGGTGTTTTTAACTGGCTTTACCACAACAACTATTTGGTCAATGACATATGCCTTTATACAAGAAAGAGTTGAACACAAATATTTAGGACGAGTAATATCATATAATGACATGATATTTATGTTATCAAATGTACTTACTACCTTTTTTATTGGTGTTCTAGCAGATATTATTCCTCTTAGTTTTATTACTATTATTTTAGGTCTTGCTTTTATTCTTGTCGCTTTTTATTATAAAACAGTTGTAAAAGTTTTTTTATAA
- a CDS encoding efflux RND transporter periplasmic adaptor subunit, with translation MKIVAVFLLSASLLFAMEYYSKLEPYDSFVIKSSVSGKVLFTNEEVEGKYLNNKTKIIELDNKVDKIELAQTKNKLKVLDSMLDIQQKNYNRLYKISSKSAFEKDNQKIQVLNLESSKSDLIIKIANLEDTIKNKLLYEDKVYIYNISVKKGDYVTPGTLLYETKDLSKGKLEIYIPISDYDSISNKTIYLDGKKSNLKIDKIYKVADSKHISSYKVEIIVPNPKTFSRLVKIEFK, from the coding sequence ATGAAAATTGTTGCTGTTTTTCTTCTAAGTGCAAGTTTATTATTTGCAATGGAATATTATTCAAAACTAGAACCTTATGATAGTTTTGTAATAAAATCTTCTGTAAGCGGAAAAGTGCTTTTTACAAATGAAGAAGTAGAAGGAAAATATCTAAATAATAAAACAAAAATTATAGAGCTTGACAATAAAGTTGATAAAATAGAACTTGCCCAAACAAAAAATAAATTAAAAGTTTTAGACTCTATGTTAGATATTCAACAAAAAAATTATAATAGATTATATAAAATATCTTCAAAATCTGCTTTTGAAAAGGATAATCAAAAAATCCAAGTTTTAAACTTAGAATCATCAAAAAGTGATTTAATAATAAAAATTGCAAACCTTGAGGATACAATTAAAAATAAACTTTTATATGAAGATAAAGTTTATATTTATAATATTAGTGTTAAAAAAGGAGATTATGTAACTCCTGGAACTTTATTATATGAAACAAAAGATTTAAGTAAAGGTAAACTAGAAATTTATATTCCTATTTCTGATTATGATTCAATTTCAAATAAAACAATATATCTTGATGGTAAAAAAAGTAATTTAAAAATTGACAAGATTTACAAAGTAGCTGATAGTAAACATATCTCTTCATATAAAGTAGAAATAATAGTACCAAATCCTAAAACTTTTTCTAGACTTGTTAAAATAGAATTTAAATAA
- a CDS encoding BatD family protein, protein MNLYFKFFILIVFTSFLYGNVVVKSSDNFVLNENYVFEIEADGTDVEFPKIDKIDNYIVSNLGTSRTMTSINGNVVNKIKKTYAIKPTKEFTLPSFEIKVDGKTFKTKEKVVKEVIPSKTKSKNFDFKISLNKSSLYTGEDAILNMKFKYKKDLQISDLGFNMPVFNDIWSKKIDDKNKSYEENGFIVQELNFLISPQKAGHLRIDPIKIEAKVIDENAFTYSLFSQAAKLEKIYSNSLNLDVKPLPKGVNLVGDFSIKTSVSKNEINAGDSLSYKVEIDGIGNLDDMEDIKLNIKDATIFEDKAKIQTKIVKDKYTGSYKKSFSIIANKDFEIPQIQLKYFDKKTKKVVVKNSQSYKIKVKNVKKQKSFIGLEKAQPEKQVEVVKEKIVYKTSLNKMILSFILGVFLTIIVFAIYFYVKSKKNSKQKDDLPLIKLVKKSKNENEMMKILLPYIGYNKNLDEMIFKLEKDKSIDLKSIKNEIIKILKTLNL, encoded by the coding sequence ATGAATTTATATTTTAAGTTTTTTATATTAATAGTTTTTACATCTTTTCTTTATGGAAATGTTGTTGTAAAATCAAGTGATAATTTTGTTTTAAATGAAAATTATGTTTTTGAAATAGAAGCAGATGGTACAGATGTCGAGTTTCCTAAAATAGACAAAATAGATAATTATATAGTTTCCAATTTGGGTACTAGTAGAACAATGACAAGCATTAATGGCAATGTTGTAAATAAGATAAAAAAGACTTATGCAATAAAACCAACAAAAGAGTTTACATTACCATCTTTTGAAATAAAAGTTGATGGAAAAACTTTTAAGACAAAAGAAAAAGTTGTAAAAGAAGTTATTCCTAGTAAAACAAAATCAAAAAACTTTGATTTTAAAATTTCATTAAATAAGTCCTCTTTATATACTGGTGAAGATGCAATTTTAAATATGAAGTTTAAATATAAAAAAGATTTGCAAATATCAGATTTAGGGTTTAATATGCCTGTATTTAATGATATTTGGAGTAAAAAAATTGATGATAAAAATAAAAGTTATGAAGAAAATGGCTTTATTGTTCAAGAATTAAATTTTCTGATTTCTCCTCAAAAAGCTGGTCACTTAAGAATAGATCCTATAAAAATAGAAGCAAAAGTAATTGATGAAAATGCTTTTACTTATTCTTTATTTTCACAAGCTGCAAAGTTAGAAAAAATATACTCTAACTCTCTTAATTTAGATGTAAAACCATTACCAAAAGGTGTTAATTTAGTAGGTGATTTTTCCATAAAAACTTCTGTATCTAAAAATGAAATAAATGCAGGTGATTCTCTATCTTATAAAGTAGAGATTGATGGAATTGGAAATCTTGATGATATGGAAGATATTAAATTAAACATTAAAGATGCAACAATCTTTGAAGATAAAGCAAAAATCCAAACAAAAATTGTAAAGGATAAATATACAGGTTCATATAAAAAGTCTTTTTCAATAATTGCAAATAAAGATTTTGAAATACCACAAATACAACTTAAGTATTTTGATAAAAAAACTAAAAAAGTAGTTGTTAAAAATTCTCAAAGTTATAAAATAAAAGTAAAAAATGTAAAAAAACAAAAGAGTTTTATCGGACTAGAAAAAGCTCAACCTGAAAAACAAGTTGAAGTTGTAAAAGAAAAAATAGTTTATAAAACATCTTTAAATAAAATGATATTATCATTTATTTTAGGTGTCTTTTTAACAATAATAGTTTTTGCTATTTATTTTTATGTTAAATCTAAAAAGAATTCAAAACAAAAAGATGATTTGCCACTTATAAAATTGGTAAAAAAATCTAAAAATGAAAATGAAATGATGAAGATACTTCTTCCATATATTGGATATAATAAAAATCTTGATGAAATGATTTTTAAACTTGAGAAAGATAAATCTATTGATTTAAAAAGTATTAAAAATGAGATTATTAAAATATTAAAAACTTTAAATTTGTAA
- the flhA gene encoding flagellar biosynthesis protein FlhA, producing the protein MNIRKIFSKDLFAVAFFIAILSIIIVPLPKFILDFFLILSLSISLLILLIGLYIQKPTDLTTFPTLILIFALFRLSLNIATTRSILTDGHNGPDAVSSIISAFGNFVVGGNMVIGIVVFIILVLINFMVVTKGSTRVAEVTARFTLDSMPGKQMAIDADLNAGFIDDKEATERRHELIAEANFYGAMDGSSKFVQGDATAGIIITIVNIIGGLLIGVFQHDLTISESARIFTILTIGDGLVAQIPALILSTATGIIITRSNLDKDNFADQAISQLVSDSKVLILLGITLVLFSMIPGFPSGILIVMGLLLGGTGYIIYMIDSGGENSFTRFFSKKEEVTEQNILEKIKEQKEKAAKPESDKETIDNIMKMEVLELKLGMRLLQLVQGNSELLDKIRGIRKTVAADLGFIIPQIKISDDATLNSNQYSLFLKRIPLAVASVEVDRLLAMGGTSKAQLEGKRVKEPVFGLDATWINPDLKDDALLKGFTVVDAPTIISTHISEIIKRHAEDILTRQDIVDIVDGLKKDFPIVVDEAMKLTSHGTLLKVAKDLLHEGIPIVDMLTIIEAVADIAEYTKVPDVLLEHVRSKLYRLITNRYLDTDNILHIITIKPELEQGFIGKLQDKGGASQLLLSIGEINDLVTHTKELVKAVEVKGYTKVAMVVDPVLRKRISEIYEKFGLDIAVLSHAELDSKANFSIEGTLEF; encoded by the coding sequence ATGAATATAAGAAAGATATTTTCAAAAGATTTATTTGCAGTAGCATTTTTTATTGCAATATTGTCTATTATAATTGTTCCTTTACCGAAATTTATACTAGACTTCTTTTTGATTTTATCTTTGTCAATTTCATTATTGATTTTACTTATTGGTTTATATATTCAAAAACCTACAGATTTAACAACATTTCCTACTCTTATTTTAATATTTGCACTGTTTAGACTATCTCTAAATATTGCAACAACCAGATCAATTTTAACAGATGGGCATAATGGTCCAGATGCTGTTAGTTCTATTATCTCTGCTTTTGGGAACTTTGTTGTTGGTGGTAATATGGTAATTGGTATTGTTGTATTTATCATCTTAGTACTTATTAATTTTATGGTTGTAACAAAGGGTTCTACAAGGGTTGCAGAAGTAACAGCTAGATTTACACTTGATTCTATGCCTGGTAAACAAATGGCAATTGATGCTGATTTAAATGCTGGATTTATTGATGATAAAGAAGCAACAGAAAGAAGACATGAACTAATTGCAGAAGCAAACTTTTATGGAGCAATGGATGGGTCTTCAAAGTTCGTTCAAGGTGATGCAACAGCTGGTATAATTATCACAATTGTAAATATTATTGGTGGGCTTTTAATTGGTGTGTTCCAACATGATTTAACAATTTCAGAAAGTGCTAGAATTTTTACTATTTTAACTATTGGTGATGGGTTAGTTGCACAGATTCCAGCTTTGATTTTATCAACTGCAACTGGTATTATTATTACAAGGTCAAATCTTGACAAAGACAATTTCGCAGATCAAGCAATTAGTCAACTTGTAAGTGATTCAAAAGTTTTAATTTTACTTGGGATTACTTTAGTTTTATTTTCTATGATTCCTGGTTTCCCATCAGGAATATTAATTGTAATGGGATTATTGTTAGGTGGTACTGGTTATATTATTTATATGATTGATTCAGGTGGTGAAAATAGTTTTACGAGATTTTTCTCTAAAAAAGAAGAAGTTACCGAACAAAATATTTTAGAAAAAATTAAAGAACAAAAAGAAAAAGCTGCTAAACCTGAAAGTGATAAAGAGACTATTGATAATATTATGAAAATGGAAGTTTTAGAGTTAAAACTTGGTATGAGACTTTTGCAACTTGTTCAAGGTAATTCTGAACTATTGGATAAAATTAGGGGTATAAGAAAAACTGTCGCTGCAGATTTAGGATTTATTATTCCCCAAATAAAGATTTCAGATGATGCAACTTTAAATTCAAATCAATACTCTTTATTTTTAAAAAGAATACCACTTGCAGTTGCAAGTGTAGAAGTTGATAGACTTCTTGCTATGGGAGGAACTTCTAAAGCTCAATTAGAAGGGAAAAGAGTAAAAGAACCTGTTTTTGGACTTGATGCTACATGGATAAATCCTGATTTAAAAGATGATGCGCTGTTAAAAGGATTTACAGTTGTTGATGCACCAACTATTATATCTACTCATATTTCTGAGATAATAAAAAGACATGCAGAAGATATTCTTACTAGACAAGATATCGTTGATATTGTTGATGGATTGAAAAAAGATTTCCCAATAGTTGTAGATGAAGCTATGAAATTAACTTCACATGGAACACTATTGAAAGTTGCAAAAGATCTTTTACATGAAGGTATACCAATTGTAGATATGCTGACAATAATTGAAGCAGTAGCTGATATTGCAGAGTATACTAAAGTTCCTGATGTATTGTTAGAGCATGTTAGAAGTAAATTATATAGACTTATTACCAATAGATATTTAGATACTGATAATATTTTACATATTATTACCATTAAACCAGAACTTGAACAAGGTTTTATTGGTAAACTTCAAGATAAAGGTGGAGCATCGCAATTATTGTTATCAATTGGTGAGATTAATGACTTAGTTACTCATACAAAAGAGTTAGTTAAAGCTGTAGAAGTAAAAGGTTATACTAAAGTTGCTATGGTTGTAGATCCAGTGTTGAGAAAAAGAATTTCTGAAATTTATGAAAAATTTGGCTTAGATATTGCTGTATTGAGTCATGCAGAACTTGATTCTAAAGCTAATTTTTCAATTGAAGGTACATTAGAGTTTTAA
- the flgL gene encoding flagellar hook-associated protein FlgL produces MINTDRSTLYRLDMLNQQQLRVSYQQSTQKKIDDGSDDSVVYSQQLFLEDKINVYDGLKTQVQNTTAQNKVSDSTLDAIKKQLDEIKDEIIKGRNDTNDEISRKSIATQIEGAKKNLYTLVNERVQDEYIFSGSETNKQAFTQDANGKVSYNGNTTLRKSAVEVDSYRDRGVTGLDIMSYTTTAGVSGQPLSFKEGERIIDENGREWKLNAAQTVLVEYDEDGKSTKNFIEVKTTGEAPNKVHEIAELPKNEDGSQKTFTAKHNTFDAIDDAIKALRNNDGDGMSAALESLNNAWNAANTAHGELGARNATFNAAEERITTKTTHFGVLAIQNDAADMTKVAIESQQLQLIYTSLYSSISKASKLSLVNYLS; encoded by the coding sequence ATGATTAATACAGACAGATCAACCCTATACAGATTAGATATGTTAAATCAACAACAACTTAGAGTTAGTTATCAACAAAGCACACAGAAAAAAATCGATGATGGAAGTGATGATTCAGTTGTTTATTCTCAACAACTATTTTTAGAAGATAAAATTAATGTTTATGATGGATTAAAGACGCAAGTACAAAATACTACAGCACAAAATAAGGTATCAGATTCAACTCTTGATGCAATAAAGAAGCAATTAGATGAAATTAAAGATGAGATTATAAAAGGTAGAAATGATACAAATGATGAAATCTCAAGAAAATCTATTGCAACACAAATTGAAGGTGCAAAAAAGAATTTATATACTTTAGTTAATGAAAGAGTTCAAGATGAGTATATATTTTCTGGTTCTGAAACTAATAAGCAAGCTTTTACTCAAGATGCAAATGGAAAAGTATCATATAACGGTAATACAACCTTAAGAAAAAGTGCTGTTGAAGTAGACTCTTATAGAGATAGGGGTGTTACAGGATTAGATATTATGTCATACACTACAACTGCTGGAGTTTCTGGACAGCCTTTAAGTTTTAAAGAAGGTGAAAGAATAATTGATGAGAACGGTAGAGAATGGAAATTAAATGCAGCACAAACTGTTCTTGTAGAGTATGATGAAGATGGTAAATCAACTAAAAATTTTATTGAAGTAAAGACAACAGGAGAAGCACCTAATAAAGTACATGAAATTGCTGAACTTCCTAAAAATGAAGATGGTAGTCAAAAAACTTTTACAGCAAAACATAATACCTTTGATGCTATAGATGATGCTATAAAAGCTTTAAGAAATAATGATGGTGATGGAATGTCTGCTGCTCTTGAAAGCTTGAATAATGCTTGGAATGCTGCAAATACAGCACATGGAGAGCTAGGTGCAAGAAATGCAACATTTAATGCAGCAGAGGAAAGAATTACTACAAAAACAACTCATTTTGGGGTTTTAGCAATTCAAAATGATGCTGCAGATATGACTAAAGTAGCAATTGAATCACAACAGTTGCAGTTAATTTATACATCACTTTATTCAAGTATTAGTAAGGCAAGCAAATTATCATTAGTTAACTATTTAAGTTAA
- the fliI gene encoding flagellar protein export ATPase FliI: MTDLDKFIDNIDKNNLIIPFGRITHISSTTIKAVGIEVAVGDIVKIESQHHLYTVLGMIASVESDGFKIVPFSFIEGFRINDKVFLQKDGLTVKSGYGLLGRVVNALGEPIDKKGKVKDLEQNSAINKLSIPALERGIIDERFSTGVKAIDSMLTSGKGQKVGIFAGSGVGKSTLMGMIVKGCEAQIKVVALIGERGREIPEFIHYNLNNNLENTIIIAATSDESALMRKYGAFTAMAIAEFFRDKGHDVLLMMDSVTRFAMAQREIGLSIGEPPVSRGYPPSVFALLPQLMERAGNTELGSITAFFTVLVDGDDMNDPIADQSRSILDGHIVLTRELTEQGQYPPIDLLRSASRVMDKVVSPEHYNGFLKLKRVLSLIKENEILIRVGAYKQGMDKELDDALAKREKIKTFLFQGTSEKYDFNQIFNQFMEVIK, from the coding sequence ATGACAGATTTAGATAAGTTTATAGATAATATTGATAAAAATAATTTAATAATTCCTTTTGGAAGAATTACTCATATAAGTTCAACTACAATAAAAGCAGTGGGAATAGAAGTGGCTGTTGGAGATATTGTGAAAATAGAATCTCAACACCACTTGTACACAGTTTTGGGCATGATTGCTTCTGTTGAAAGCGATGGCTTTAAGATTGTACCCTTTTCTTTTATTGAAGGTTTTAGAATTAATGATAAAGTTTTTTTACAAAAAGATGGACTAACTGTAAAAAGTGGATATGGATTATTAGGAAGAGTTGTAAATGCCTTAGGTGAACCTATTGATAAAAAAGGTAAAGTAAAGGATTTAGAACAAAATTCTGCAATAAACAAATTATCAATTCCTGCTTTGGAAAGGGGAATTATTGATGAAAGATTTTCAACAGGAGTTAAAGCAATAGATTCAATGCTAACATCTGGAAAAGGACAAAAAGTAGGGATTTTTGCTGGAAGTGGTGTTGGAAAATCAACTTTAATGGGAATGATTGTCAAAGGGTGTGAAGCCCAAATAAAAGTTGTAGCACTAATAGGTGAGAGGGGAAGAGAAATTCCTGAGTTTATTCATTATAATTTAAATAATAATCTAGAAAATACAATAATTATTGCTGCAACATCAGATGAATCAGCTCTTATGAGAAAATATGGTGCTTTTACAGCTATGGCAATTGCTGAATTTTTTAGAGATAAAGGGCATGATGTTTTACTTATGATGGACTCAGTTACAAGGTTTGCAATGGCTCAAAGAGAAATTGGACTAAGTATTGGAGAACCACCAGTTAGTAGGGGATATCCACCTTCTGTTTTTGCTCTTTTGCCCCAATTGATGGAGCGAGCTGGAAATACGGAGCTTGGTTCTATAACTGCATTTTTCACTGTATTAGTTGATGGTGATGATATGAATGACCCAATTGCAGATCAAAGTAGATCAATCCTTGATGGGCATATTGTTTTAACAAGAGAATTAACAGAACAAGGTCAATATCCACCCATAGATTTATTAAGGTCTGCATCAAGGGTTATGGATAAAGTTGTTAGTCCTGAACATTATAATGGATTTTTAAAGTTAAAAAGAGTATTATCACTAATAAAAGAAAACGAAATATTAATTCGTGTTGGTGCTTATAAGCAAGGTATGGATAAAGAATTGGATGATGCTTTAGCAAAAAGAGAAAAAATTAAGACCTTTCTTTTTCAAGGAACATCTGAAAAATATGACTTTAACCAGATTTTTAACCAATTTATGGAGGTGATTAAATGA